Proteins from a single region of Rhodovibrio salinarum DSM 9154:
- a CDS encoding PaaI family thioesterase produces the protein MTDSNDPLTPAQGFAALVGYRIADWSWQQAAVELGVVADHLNRSGILHGGVLTTLIDTACGYSGCFCDSPGRARRAMTLQLNTQFLAPAQAGQRLVARARQTGGGKSVFFADCTVHADDGTLIGRGDGVFKYTPGSGDPAGVAVDQLPGT, from the coding sequence ATGACCGATTCCAACGATCCCCTCACCCCGGCCCAGGGCTTCGCCGCCCTGGTCGGCTACCGCATCGCCGACTGGTCCTGGCAGCAAGCCGCGGTCGAGCTGGGTGTCGTAGCCGACCATCTGAACCGCAGCGGTATCCTGCATGGTGGCGTGCTGACGACCCTGATCGATACCGCCTGCGGCTATTCGGGCTGCTTCTGCGACAGCCCGGGCCGGGCGCGCCGGGCAATGACGCTGCAGTTGAATACGCAGTTCCTGGCCCCGGCGCAGGCCGGCCAGCGTTTGGTCGCCCGGGCACGCCAGACCGGGGGTGGCAAGTCGGTCTTCTTCGCTGACTGCACCGTCCACGCCGACGACGGCACCTTGATCGGGCGCGGCGACGGGGTGTTCAAATACACCCCTGGCAGCGGTGATCCCGCCGGGGTGGCGGTCGATCAACTGCCTGGCACCTGA
- a CDS encoding ABC transporter ATP-binding protein, giving the protein MAEAETVRSAGYKAVLTCDNVSRSFGGLQALKNVSIEIGPGEIYGLVGPNGSGKTTLVNAITGFYPPNTGSIHFRDKQIAGVKPHKVAGLGIARTFQNVALFKGMSALDNILMGRHVHMKPRALASLFYWVWAEKDEVANRRQVEEIIDLLQLESVRHEPVEMIPLGMQKRVELARALAAEPRLLILDEPMAGMNQEEKEYMVRFILDAREALNLSILLIEHHLDVVTAICERVAVLNNGEKIAEDAAKDAMSDPEVVAAYIGKVDTPKPADVAHAG; this is encoded by the coding sequence GTGGCCGAAGCAGAGACCGTTCGGTCCGCCGGCTATAAGGCCGTCTTGACGTGTGACAACGTCAGCCGGTCGTTCGGCGGTCTGCAGGCGCTCAAGAACGTGTCGATCGAGATCGGGCCGGGGGAGATTTACGGTCTCGTCGGCCCGAACGGATCGGGCAAGACCACGCTGGTAAACGCCATCACCGGCTTTTACCCGCCCAATACCGGGTCGATCCATTTCCGGGACAAGCAGATCGCCGGGGTCAAGCCGCACAAGGTGGCGGGCCTGGGGATCGCGCGCACCTTCCAGAACGTTGCCCTGTTCAAGGGTATGAGCGCGCTCGACAACATCCTGATGGGCCGGCACGTGCACATGAAACCGCGCGCGCTGGCTTCGCTGTTCTATTGGGTCTGGGCGGAAAAGGACGAAGTCGCTAACCGCCGGCAGGTCGAGGAGATCATCGACCTGCTACAGCTCGAAAGCGTCCGCCACGAACCGGTCGAGATGATCCCGCTCGGCATGCAGAAGCGGGTCGAGCTGGCGCGCGCCCTGGCGGCCGAACCGCGCCTTCTGATCCTGGACGAGCCGATGGCCGGCATGAACCAGGAGGAGAAGGAGTACATGGTGCGCTTCATCCTGGACGCGCGCGAGGCGCTCAACCTCTCCATCCTGCTGATCGAACACCACCTCGACGTGGTCACCGCGATCTGCGAGCGCGTGGCGGTGCTGAACAACGGCGAGAAGATCGCCGAAGACGCCGCCAAGGATGCGATGAGCGATCCCGAGGTGGTCGCCGCCTACATCGGCAAGGTCGACACCCCGAAGCCAGCGGATGTCGCCCATGCCGGTTGA
- a CDS encoding ABC transporter ATP-binding protein: MMHGTAQRQAHRNQPADSIRPATVQGLTFQAGGQKLLDGIDLALDRTGTTAIMGPNGAGKSLLLRLLHGLLTPSAGTVRWNGRAPDRTVRRQQAMVFQKPVLLRRSVIANVVYALKVHGLPRSQRRQRAAEALADAGLYQLARRPARVLSGGEQQRLALARAWATRPEVLFLDEPTANLDPAGAHAVERMVAEIKNRGTKIVLTTHDLGQARRLADEVVFLHRGHLIERSPAQTFFDQPQSAQARAFLSGDLVL; encoded by the coding sequence ATGATGCACGGTACCGCCCAGCGGCAGGCACACCGGAATCAGCCAGCCGATAGCATCCGGCCGGCGACCGTGCAGGGACTCACCTTTCAAGCGGGCGGGCAGAAGCTGCTCGATGGCATCGACCTCGCACTCGACCGCACCGGCACGACGGCGATCATGGGGCCAAACGGCGCAGGGAAGAGCCTGCTACTGCGCCTGTTGCACGGGCTGTTGACGCCAAGTGCGGGCACGGTGCGATGGAACGGCCGGGCACCAGACCGGACGGTGCGCCGCCAACAGGCCATGGTGTTCCAAAAGCCCGTGCTGCTGCGCCGCTCGGTGATCGCGAACGTGGTCTATGCGCTCAAGGTCCATGGCCTGCCGCGTAGCCAACGCCGGCAGCGGGCCGCCGAAGCCTTGGCCGACGCCGGATTGTACCAGCTGGCTCGTCGGCCGGCGCGCGTGCTGTCGGGTGGCGAGCAGCAGCGTCTGGCCCTGGCCCGCGCCTGGGCAACGCGGCCCGAAGTGCTGTTCCTCGACGAGCCCACGGCGAACCTGGATCCCGCCGGCGCCCACGCCGTCGAGCGCATGGTCGCGGAGATCAAGAACCGGGGCACCAAGATCGTGCTGACCACGCACGACCTGGGCCAGGCCCGCCGGCTGGCGGACGAAGTGGTGTTTCTGCATCGCGGCCACCTGATCGAGCGCAGCCCGGCTCAAACCTTTTTCGACCAACCGCAGAGTGCGCAGGCCCGGGCATTCCTGTCCGGCGACCTCGTTCTGTAA
- a CDS encoding trans-sulfuration enzyme family protein has translation MAKKDKAAKKRAKKAPHPATLAAQTLEGVSPRDGAVVPDVRPSTTYARDADNGLIGDAVYARDASPSVRPAERLLAELEGGEAALLFASGMAGAAAVFQALRPGDHVIAPKVMYWSLRNWLVQFCADWGLKLDLVEASDPEAIEAAVRPGETALVWIETPCNPTWDVIDIASAADVAHAAGALLAVDSTVATPVHTRPLEFGADLVFHAATKSLNGHSDVVAGALVTDDPEAEIWQRIRANRANVGAILGPFEAWLLLRGMRTLYLRVPRASQNAMAIARHFDGHPKVANVLYPGLEGHPGHGIAALQMTDGFGAMLSLRIQGGRKSALKVLGACNRFLRATSLGGVESLIEHRATIEGDRSPVPDDLLRLSIGIEEVQDLIADLEQALDHA, from the coding sequence ATGGCGAAGAAGGACAAAGCCGCCAAGAAGCGCGCCAAGAAGGCGCCGCACCCCGCCACCCTGGCCGCGCAGACGCTGGAGGGCGTCAGCCCGCGTGACGGTGCGGTCGTTCCCGACGTGCGGCCCTCGACCACCTATGCCCGCGACGCCGACAACGGCTTGATCGGGGACGCAGTCTACGCCCGCGATGCCTCGCCCAGCGTGCGCCCGGCCGAACGCCTGCTGGCCGAGCTGGAGGGCGGCGAGGCCGCGCTGCTGTTCGCCTCCGGCATGGCCGGCGCGGCGGCGGTGTTCCAGGCCCTCAGGCCCGGCGACCATGTGATCGCGCCGAAGGTCATGTACTGGTCGCTGCGCAACTGGCTGGTCCAGTTCTGCGCGGACTGGGGCCTCAAGCTCGACCTCGTCGAGGCCAGTGATCCCGAGGCGATCGAGGCCGCCGTGCGGCCGGGCGAGACGGCGCTGGTCTGGATCGAGACGCCGTGCAACCCGACCTGGGATGTGATCGACATCGCGAGTGCCGCCGACGTCGCCCACGCGGCGGGCGCATTGCTGGCGGTCGATTCCACCGTGGCCACACCGGTGCACACCCGCCCGCTCGAGTTCGGCGCCGACTTGGTGTTCCACGCGGCCACCAAATCGCTGAACGGCCACAGCGACGTCGTCGCCGGCGCGCTGGTCACCGACGACCCCGAAGCCGAAATCTGGCAGCGCATTCGCGCTAACCGCGCCAATGTCGGCGCGATCCTGGGCCCGTTCGAGGCGTGGCTGCTGCTGCGCGGCATGCGCACGCTCTACTTGCGGGTCCCGCGCGCGAGCCAGAACGCCATGGCGATTGCCCGGCACTTCGATGGCCATCCGAAGGTCGCAAACGTGCTCTACCCCGGTTTGGAAGGCCATCCAGGCCACGGGATCGCGGCCCTGCAGATGACCGATGGCTTTGGCGCCATGCTGTCGCTGCGCATCCAGGGCGGACGCAAGAGCGCGCTCAAGGTGCTGGGGGCCTGCAACCGGTTCCTCCGCGCGACCTCGCTGGGCGGGGTCGAGAGCCTGATCGAGCACCGCGCGACCATCGAGGGGGACCGCAGCCCGGTTCCGGACGACCTGCTGCGTCTCTCCATCGGCATCGAAGAGGTGCAGGACCTGATCGCCGACTTGGAGCAGGCGCTCGACCACGCCTGA
- the gatB gene encoding Asp-tRNA(Asn)/Glu-tRNA(Gln) amidotransferase subunit GatB gives MADYRLQGDTGEWEVVCGLEIHAQIISKSKLFSAAATEFGAEPNSQVSPVDAGMPGMLPRVNEFCVEQAVKTGLGLRAEINRWSAFERKNYFYADLPQGYQISQYLHPLVGEGTVYLDMPDGSTVPVGIERLHMEQDAGKSLHDQEPGKTYIDLNRSGVGLMEIVSKPDIRSPEQAGAYVNKLRSILRYLDTCDGNMAEGSMRCDINVSVRKPGGELGTRCELKNVNSVRFIMQAIEAEATRQIEILEDGGEIEQQTRLYDPDKRETRALRGKEHAHDYRYFPDPDILPLIVENDWVERIKASMPELPDEKKQRFINDYGLSAYDAGVLVAEKDYADFFETLAEGRDAKLAANWFTGDFFGALNKAGLDLDESPVDSAKLGELLDLIADETISGRIAKDVFEEMWETGKPAGQIVEEKGLKQITDTSELEGIVDKIVADNPEQVAQVREGNQKVKGWFVGQVMKATGGKANPKLVNEILAKKLG, from the coding sequence ATGGCGGACTATCGTCTCCAGGGCGACACGGGAGAGTGGGAGGTCGTCTGCGGCCTCGAGATCCACGCCCAGATCATCTCCAAGAGCAAGCTGTTCTCCGCGGCCGCGACCGAGTTCGGGGCGGAGCCGAACAGTCAGGTTTCGCCCGTCGATGCGGGCATGCCCGGCATGTTGCCGCGGGTGAACGAGTTCTGCGTCGAACAGGCGGTCAAAACCGGGCTCGGTCTGCGCGCGGAAATCAATCGCTGGAGCGCGTTCGAGCGCAAGAACTACTTCTACGCCGACCTGCCGCAGGGCTATCAGATCAGCCAGTACCTGCATCCGCTGGTGGGCGAGGGGACTGTCTACCTCGACATGCCCGACGGCTCGACCGTGCCGGTCGGCATCGAGCGCCTGCATATGGAGCAGGACGCCGGCAAGTCGTTGCACGACCAGGAGCCGGGCAAGACCTATATTGACCTCAACCGCTCCGGCGTCGGGCTGATGGAGATCGTCTCCAAACCCGACATCCGAAGCCCCGAGCAGGCCGGCGCCTACGTCAACAAGCTGCGCTCGATCCTGCGCTACCTCGACACCTGCGACGGTAACATGGCCGAGGGGTCGATGCGCTGTGACATCAACGTCTCGGTCCGCAAGCCGGGCGGCGAGCTGGGCACGCGCTGCGAGCTCAAGAACGTCAACTCCGTGCGCTTCATCATGCAGGCGATCGAGGCGGAGGCGACCCGTCAGATCGAGATCCTTGAAGACGGCGGCGAGATCGAACAGCAGACCCGCCTGTACGATCCCGACAAGCGCGAAACCCGCGCCCTGCGCGGCAAGGAGCATGCGCACGACTACCGCTACTTCCCCGATCCCGACATCCTGCCGCTGATCGTCGAGAACGACTGGGTCGAGCGGATCAAGGCGTCGATGCCCGAGCTCCCGGACGAGAAGAAGCAGCGTTTCATCAACGACTACGGTCTCAGCGCCTACGATGCCGGCGTGCTGGTCGCCGAAAAGGACTACGCCGACTTCTTCGAGACGCTGGCCGAGGGCCGCGACGCCAAATTGGCCGCCAACTGGTTCACCGGCGATTTCTTCGGTGCGCTCAACAAGGCGGGGCTCGACCTCGATGAGTCCCCGGTCGACAGTGCCAAGCTGGGCGAGCTGCTCGACCTGATCGCCGACGAAACGATCTCCGGGCGGATCGCCAAAGACGTCTTCGAGGAGATGTGGGAAACCGGCAAGCCGGCCGGCCAGATCGTCGAAGAGAAGGGCCTGAAGCAGATCACCGACACCTCCGAGCTCGAGGGTATCGTCGACAAGATCGTCGCCGACAACCCCGAGCAGGTCGCCCAGGTCCGGGAAGGCAACCAGAAGGTTAAGGGCTGGTTCGTCGGTCAGGTGATGAAGGCCACCGGCGGCAAGGCCAATCCCAAGCTGGTCAACGAAATCTTGGCGAAGAAGCTAGGGTAG
- a CDS encoding substrate-binding domain-containing protein, with protein sequence MTLFKRLGIVLGAVALAIVAQPIDSTQAQDDRFIIVQSTTSTEASGLFEYLLPKFENMTGIDVRVVAVGTGQAIRNARNGDGDVLFVHHTPSEYKFVADGHGKRRFDVMYNDFVIVGPEDDPAGISEMDSVTDALTQIAESGEPFASRGDDSGTHKKELGLWSATDVNPQEDSGDWYRETGSGMGKTLNTAVQMGAYTMSDRATWLNFGNKDGYDILVEGDPRLFNQYGVMVLDPEQHPDVKEGPAQAFVDWLVSADGQQAIGNYRLKGEQAFFPNAN encoded by the coding sequence ATGACCCTGTTCAAGCGTCTCGGCATCGTCCTGGGGGCGGTCGCGCTCGCCATCGTGGCGCAACCGATTGACAGCACGCAGGCGCAGGACGACCGTTTCATCATCGTGCAGTCGACCACCTCGACCGAGGCTTCTGGTCTGTTCGAGTACCTGCTGCCGAAGTTCGAGAACATGACCGGCATCGATGTGCGCGTGGTCGCGGTCGGCACCGGCCAGGCGATCCGCAACGCCCGCAATGGCGACGGCGATGTTCTGTTCGTGCACCACACCCCGAGCGAATACAAGTTCGTCGCCGACGGCCACGGCAAGCGCCGCTTCGACGTCATGTACAACGATTTCGTGATCGTTGGGCCGGAAGACGATCCGGCCGGCATTTCCGAGATGGACAGCGTCACCGACGCGCTGACCCAGATCGCGGAGTCCGGGGAACCGTTCGCCTCGCGCGGGGATGACAGCGGCACCCACAAGAAGGAGCTCGGCCTTTGGTCGGCCACCGACGTGAACCCGCAGGAGGATAGCGGCGACTGGTACCGCGAGACCGGCTCCGGCATGGGCAAGACGCTCAACACCGCCGTGCAGATGGGCGCCTACACGATGTCCGACCGCGCCACCTGGCTGAACTTCGGGAACAAGGACGGCTACGACATCCTGGTCGAGGGCGACCCCCGCCTGTTCAACCAGTACGGCGTCATGGTGCTGGACCCCGAGCAGCACCCGGACGTCAAGGAAGGCCCGGCGCAGGCGTTCGTCGACTGGCTGGTTTCCGCCGACGGCCAGCAGGCGATCGGCAACTACCGGCTGAAAGGCGAGCAGGCCTTCTTCCCGAACGCGAACTAG
- a CDS encoding enoyl-CoA hydratase/isomerase family protein, whose product MADEILLTHEDAIATVTLNRPERRNACNLAMWRELHRVMTEVSADDNLRCIVVRGAGAEAFGAGADMSEFEAERFSAEQARSYNAVMAPAIYALRDCPHPTVALVQGACMGGGLEMALFCDLRIAGDGAKFGIPINRIGHGLPLPELSELVSLVGRPAALELLLEGRIWAADQARERGLVTRVVPDTEVEDEAYATAARIAKGAPIAARLHKRMARRVAQPEALTADELDAPFQTCDTADYKTGVRAFLNKEKPNFRGA is encoded by the coding sequence ATGGCCGATGAAATCCTGCTGACCCACGAAGACGCCATCGCGACCGTGACGCTGAACCGCCCGGAACGGCGCAACGCCTGCAACCTTGCCATGTGGCGGGAACTCCATCGGGTGATGACGGAGGTCAGTGCGGACGACAACCTGCGTTGCATCGTCGTACGGGGTGCAGGCGCAGAGGCATTCGGCGCCGGTGCCGATATGTCGGAATTCGAGGCCGAGCGCTTTTCGGCCGAACAGGCACGCAGCTACAATGCCGTGATGGCGCCGGCGATCTACGCCCTGCGCGATTGTCCGCATCCCACCGTCGCACTGGTACAGGGCGCCTGCATGGGCGGCGGCCTGGAAATGGCGCTCTTCTGCGACCTGCGGATCGCGGGAGATGGCGCCAAATTCGGTATCCCGATCAACCGGATCGGGCATGGCTTGCCCCTACCGGAGCTGTCGGAACTGGTGAGCCTGGTCGGTCGACCGGCCGCGCTGGAACTGTTGCTGGAGGGCCGAATCTGGGCGGCCGACCAAGCGCGCGAGCGTGGCCTGGTGACACGTGTGGTGCCGGACACGGAAGTCGAAGACGAGGCCTATGCCACGGCCGCGCGGATCGCCAAAGGCGCGCCGATCGCCGCACGCCTGCACAAGCGCATGGCCCGGCGGGTCGCCCAACCCGAAGCGCTCACGGCCGACGAGTTGGACGCCCCGTTCCAGACCTGCGACACGGCGGATTACAAAACCGGCGTGCGCGCCTTCCTGAACAAGGAAAAGCCGAACTTCCGCGGCGCGTAG
- the gatA gene encoding Asp-tRNA(Asn)/Glu-tRNA(Gln) amidotransferase subunit GatA, giving the protein MADTPSRPNEMTLSAARDALAGGEISAKELTDALVQAVESVRPLNAYITETPDHARKMAEAADARRAKGESRGPLDGVPIGIKDLFCTQDVLTTAGSRILDDFKPPYESTVTSKLWDAGAVMLGKTNLDQFAMGSSNETSYYGSAENPWRRAGDNRPLVPGGSSGGSASAVAARAALGATGTDTGGSIRQPAALTGITGLKPTYGRCSRYGIVAFASSLDQAGPMARTVRDCALLLGGMAGYDDKDGTSVDTPVPDYEAALTGDIRGLKVGIPKEYRVEGMPKEIEDLWQQGLDWLRDAGAEPVEISLPRTHYALPTYYIIAPAEASSNLARYDGVRFGLREQPGKSLDEMYEATRAAGFGDEVKRRVLIGTYVLSAGYYDAYYNKARKVRTLIAQDFAEAYKQCDVILAPTSPNAAFGVGELTDDPISMYLNDVFTVPASLAGLPALSVPAGLDGQGLPLGLQLIGRAFDEETVLRAGEVMEKAANFTAEPAFVAGR; this is encoded by the coding sequence ATGGCCGATACCCCGAGCCGCCCGAACGAAATGACCCTGAGCGCCGCGCGTGACGCGCTGGCCGGGGGCGAGATCTCCGCCAAGGAGTTGACGGACGCCCTTGTCCAGGCCGTGGAAAGCGTCCGCCCGCTCAACGCCTATATAACCGAGACCCCGGACCACGCCCGGAAAATGGCGGAGGCCGCCGATGCCCGCCGCGCCAAGGGCGAAAGTCGCGGCCCGCTCGATGGCGTGCCGATCGGGATCAAGGACCTGTTCTGCACCCAGGACGTCCTGACCACCGCCGGCAGCCGTATCCTGGACGACTTCAAGCCGCCCTATGAATCGACCGTCACCAGCAAGCTCTGGGACGCCGGCGCCGTCATGCTGGGCAAGACCAACCTGGACCAGTTCGCCATGGGGTCGTCGAACGAGACCAGCTACTACGGCTCGGCCGAGAACCCCTGGCGGCGCGCGGGCGACAATCGCCCGCTGGTCCCCGGCGGCTCTTCCGGTGGCTCGGCCAGCGCGGTCGCCGCGCGCGCCGCGCTGGGCGCGACCGGCACGGATACCGGCGGATCGATCCGTCAGCCGGCGGCGCTCACCGGGATCACCGGCCTGAAGCCGACCTACGGCCGCTGCTCGCGCTACGGCATCGTGGCGTTCGCCAGCTCGCTCGACCAGGCCGGCCCGATGGCGCGCACGGTGCGCGACTGCGCGCTCCTGCTAGGCGGTATGGCCGGCTACGACGACAAGGACGGCACGTCCGTCGACACGCCGGTGCCGGACTACGAGGCGGCGCTAACCGGCGACATCCGCGGCCTCAAGGTCGGCATCCCCAAGGAATACCGCGTCGAGGGCATGCCCAAGGAGATCGAGGACCTGTGGCAGCAGGGGCTCGACTGGCTGCGCGACGCTGGTGCGGAGCCGGTGGAGATCTCCCTGCCGCGCACGCATTACGCGTTGCCGACCTACTACATCATCGCCCCGGCGGAGGCGTCGTCGAACCTGGCACGCTACGACGGCGTGCGCTTCGGCCTGCGCGAGCAGCCGGGCAAGTCGCTCGATGAGATGTACGAGGCGACCCGCGCCGCCGGCTTCGGCGACGAGGTCAAGCGCCGGGTCCTGATCGGCACCTACGTGCTCTCGGCTGGCTATTACGACGCCTACTACAACAAGGCGCGCAAGGTCCGCACCCTGATCGCCCAGGACTTCGCCGAAGCCTACAAGCAGTGCGACGTGATCCTGGCGCCGACCAGCCCGAACGCGGCCTTCGGCGTGGGTGAGCTGACCGACGACCCGATCAGCATGTACCTGAACGACGTCTTCACCGTGCCGGCCAGCCTCGCCGGACTGCCGGCGCTCTCGGTGCCGGCGGGTCTGGACGGCCAGGGCCTGCCGCTCGGCTTGCAGCTGATCGGCCGCGCCTTCGACGAGGAAACCGTGCTGCGCGCCGGCGAGGTGATGGAAAAGGCAGCGAACTTCACGGCCGAGCCGGCCTTCGTGGCGGGGAGATAA
- a CDS encoding glutathione binding-like protein, which translates to MIELYSWPTPNGHKVHIMLEETGLEYEVHPIDIGNGDQFDPEFLKISPNNKMPAIVDRNGPEGHPLPLFESGAILMYLAEKTGYFLPSEPTKRYRTLQWLMWQMGGLGPMAGQAHHFRQYAPERIQYAYDRYTNETKRLYGVMERRLGEAPYLAGEHYTIADIAAFPWTRSAEKQGIEIEDFPNVQAWRDKIADRPAVQRGLEVLADRRKEGFDDKARELLFGASQYQQR; encoded by the coding sequence ATGATCGAGCTCTATTCCTGGCCAACGCCGAACGGCCATAAGGTCCACATCATGCTGGAGGAAACGGGCCTGGAGTACGAGGTCCACCCGATCGATATCGGCAATGGCGACCAGTTCGATCCAGAGTTCCTGAAGATCTCGCCGAACAACAAGATGCCGGCGATCGTCGACCGCAATGGGCCGGAGGGCCACCCGCTGCCGCTGTTCGAAAGTGGCGCGATCCTGATGTACCTGGCCGAGAAGACCGGCTACTTCCTGCCCAGCGAGCCGACCAAGCGTTACCGCACGCTGCAGTGGTTGATGTGGCAGATGGGTGGCCTCGGCCCGATGGCCGGGCAGGCGCACCACTTCCGGCAGTACGCCCCCGAGCGCATCCAGTACGCCTATGATCGCTACACCAACGAAACCAAACGCCTTTACGGCGTGATGGAGCGCCGGCTGGGCGAGGCGCCCTATCTCGCGGGCGAGCACTACACGATCGCCGACATCGCGGCCTTCCCTTGGACTCGTTCCGCGGAGAAGCAGGGCATTGAGATCGAGGACTTCCCGAACGTGCAGGCCTGGCGGGACAAGATCGCCGACCGGCCGGCCGTGCAGCGTGGGCTGGAGGTCCTGGCCGACCGGCGCAAGGAAGGCTTCGACGACAAGGCGCGCGAGCTGTTGTTCGGCGCCAGCCAGTATCAGCAGCGCTAG
- a CDS encoding ABC transporter permease, whose product MDNFAAAFLAAFKLIVGLDSELVEIVALSLQISLSAVLCAAVIGLPIGAALGVARFPARQAVVVVLNAFMGLPPVVAGLVIYLLLSRAGPLGDLGLLFTPSAMVIAQTVLVTPIIAALTRQTVEDLHAEYAEQFRSLSVGPVQATATLLWDGRYSLFTGLLAGFGRAIAEVGAVIIVGGNINHVTRVMTTTIALETSKGNLELALGLGIILILLAVLVNAAVMSLRGLSAQANW is encoded by the coding sequence ATGGATAACTTTGCCGCGGCCTTTCTGGCCGCTTTCAAGCTGATCGTCGGGCTGGACTCGGAACTGGTGGAGATCGTGGCGCTCTCCCTCCAGATCAGTCTGAGTGCGGTTCTGTGCGCGGCCGTGATCGGCCTGCCGATCGGCGCGGCGCTCGGCGTGGCGCGCTTTCCTGCCCGGCAGGCCGTGGTTGTTGTGCTCAATGCCTTCATGGGGCTGCCCCCGGTGGTTGCGGGCCTGGTGATCTACCTGCTGCTCTCGCGCGCCGGACCGCTCGGCGATCTGGGGCTGCTGTTCACGCCGAGCGCGATGGTGATCGCGCAAACCGTTCTGGTGACCCCGATCATCGCCGCCCTGACCCGGCAAACGGTGGAAGACCTGCATGCCGAATACGCCGAGCAGTTCCGTTCGCTGTCGGTCGGGCCCGTGCAGGCCACCGCGACGCTGCTGTGGGACGGGCGCTACAGCCTGTTCACTGGCCTGCTTGCAGGGTTCGGCCGGGCGATCGCGGAAGTCGGCGCGGTGATCATCGTCGGCGGCAACATCAACCACGTCACCCGGGTGATGACGACCACGATCGCGCTCGAGACTTCCAAGGGCAACCTGGAGCTCGCGCTCGGGCTGGGCATCATCCTGATCTTGCTCGCCGTTCTGGTGAACGCCGCCGTGATGAGCCTGCGGGGCTTAAGCGCGCAGGCGAACTGGTGA
- the gatC gene encoding Asp-tRNA(Asn)/Glu-tRNA(Gln) amidotransferase subunit GatC, translating to MAVDKDTVAQIAKLARIKVDDAQQEALTKELSNILGWVDELGELDTEGVQPMTSVVEVQHSLRKDVVNDGDRQDDILKNAPESKQGYFVVPRVVE from the coding sequence ATGGCGGTCGACAAGGATACCGTCGCCCAGATCGCAAAACTCGCCCGCATCAAGGTCGACGATGCGCAGCAGGAAGCGCTCACCAAGGAGCTGTCCAACATCCTGGGCTGGGTCGACGAACTGGGCGAGCTGGACACCGAGGGCGTGCAACCGATGACCAGTGTCGTCGAGGTGCAGCACAGCCTGCGCAAGGACGTCGTCAACGATGGCGACCGCCAGGACGACATCCTGAAGAACGCGCCCGAGTCCAAGCAGGGCTACTTCGTCGTGCCCCGCGTCGTCGAATAA
- a CDS encoding glutathione S-transferase N-terminal domain-containing protein — protein MTIDLYTFGTPNGHKVSILLEELGLDYTVHKVDISKDEQFDPEFLKISPNNKIPAIVDQEGPEGRPMPLFETGAILMYLAEKTGQFWPREPEPYWRTVEWLMWQMGGFGPMLGQANHFNKLAKETVSYGQQRYTNEARRLYGVLDKRLGEVPYVAGQSYTIADIATWPWARFHTWHGVELSEFPNIQRWYDEIAARPAVQRGLNVPKQEE, from the coding sequence TTGACCATCGATCTCTACACCTTCGGCACACCCAACGGACATAAGGTGTCGATCCTGCTGGAAGAGCTCGGTCTGGATTACACCGTGCACAAGGTGGACATCTCGAAGGACGAGCAGTTCGACCCCGAGTTCCTGAAGATCAGCCCGAACAACAAGATCCCTGCGATCGTCGACCAGGAAGGGCCGGAAGGCCGGCCGATGCCGCTGTTCGAGACCGGCGCGATCCTGATGTATCTGGCCGAGAAGACCGGACAGTTCTGGCCGCGCGAGCCGGAGCCCTATTGGCGCACGGTCGAATGGCTGATGTGGCAGATGGGCGGCTTCGGCCCGATGCTGGGACAGGCCAATCACTTCAACAAGCTGGCCAAGGAAACCGTGTCCTACGGCCAGCAACGCTATACCAACGAAGCGCGACGCCTCTACGGCGTGCTCGACAAGCGCCTGGGCGAGGTGCCGTATGTCGCCGGTCAGAGCTATACGATCGCCGACATCGCTACCTGGCCGTGGGCGCGGTTCCACACCTGGCACGGCGTGGAGCTCTCCGAGTTCCCCAACATCCAACGCTGGTACGACGAGATCGCCGCGCGCCCCGCGGTTCAACGCGGGCTGAACGTGCCGAAGCAAGAAGAGTAG